A single region of the Salicibibacter cibi genome encodes:
- the thrB gene encoding homoserine kinase, which produces MDEKRMTIHVPASSANLGPGFDSVGLAVDRYLTLEVYDADSWMFTTSSSQLEGIPTGKGNMVYQVARAMAATRKKALPPCHIHMTSDIPLARGLGSSAAAIIAAIELADRLLELDLAKEEKLRFASILEGHPDNVGACLYGGLTIGMHTDSKTRIVEQSNPNVDLVLMIPGDELLTSEARQVLPETLKYRDAVKAGACGNVLVAALLTGNWSLVGEMMGDDRYHHPYRGSLIPGLFEALRDVKHYGVYGAALSGAGPTVLCLAPLGRGKEIAAAIQTDYVQYHVEAAHPATAGVEVYGATEKSVASL; this is translated from the coding sequence ATGGATGAAAAGCGAATGACGATCCATGTGCCGGCCAGTTCCGCAAACCTTGGGCCGGGGTTTGATTCGGTCGGCTTGGCCGTCGATCGCTACTTGACATTAGAGGTGTATGACGCAGATAGTTGGATGTTCACAACTTCTTCCTCTCAGCTTGAAGGGATCCCGACAGGGAAGGGGAACATGGTTTACCAAGTAGCGCGTGCAATGGCAGCAACGAGAAAAAAGGCGCTCCCCCCATGCCACATCCATATGACGTCAGACATCCCTTTGGCACGCGGACTTGGCAGCAGTGCTGCTGCCATTATCGCGGCGATTGAACTTGCTGATCGTCTGTTGGAGCTGGATTTGGCAAAAGAAGAAAAGCTACGTTTTGCAAGCATTTTGGAAGGACATCCGGACAACGTGGGCGCTTGCCTGTATGGCGGTTTGACCATTGGGATGCACACCGATAGCAAGACGCGGATCGTTGAGCAGTCGAATCCGAACGTGGATCTTGTTTTAATGATACCCGGTGATGAATTGCTCACATCGGAAGCCAGGCAAGTGTTGCCGGAAACGTTAAAGTATCGGGACGCAGTAAAGGCGGGCGCATGTGGGAATGTGCTTGTGGCCGCCTTGTTAACCGGAAACTGGTCCCTCGTCGGGGAAATGATGGGCGATGACCGTTACCATCATCCATATCGGGGCTCGTTAATTCCCGGCCTTTTTGAAGCTCTCCGAGATGTTAAACATTATGGTGTTTACGGAGCTGCTTTAAGTGGGGCAGGACCAACGGTATTATGTCTGGCTCCTTTGGGGCGTGGAAAGGAAATTGCGGCCGCGATACAGACGGATTATGTCCAATATCATGTAGAAGCGGCCCATCCGGCAACCGCCGGCGTTGAGGTCTATGGTGCTACCGAAAAATCCGTCGCTTCACTTTAA
- the thrC gene encoding threonine synthase: MSPNKGILHSYKNYLPVTSATPMLTLHEGDTPLIHLPALSEEWGVNIYVKTEGVNPTGSFKDRGMVMAVAKAKQAGSKAIICASTGNTSAAAAAYGTRAGLRTIVVIPKGKVALGKLAQASMYGAEVFEIEGNFDQALDMVRDVSEKEDVTLVNSVNPYRVEGQKTGAFEICDALGKAPDVLCIPVGNAGNITSYGKGFKEYDEANGTGQPQLFGFEAEGAAAIVQNKAVRDPETLATAIRIGNPASWSAALESVKQAGGGFDAVTDKEIVAAYRGLAKTEGVFAEPASCASLAGLQKKIATGEIKKGSTVACVLTGNGLKDPSTALDTNDIAPIRIPNETGAFLSHLQQKEGAGSHG, translated from the coding sequence ATGTCCCCGAACAAAGGGATCTTGCACTCGTATAAAAACTATCTGCCGGTGACATCGGCGACGCCAATGCTTACTCTGCACGAGGGGGATACGCCTTTGATCCATCTTCCGGCATTGTCGGAAGAATGGGGGGTAAATATATATGTGAAAACCGAAGGTGTAAATCCAACCGGGTCTTTTAAAGACCGCGGCATGGTAATGGCGGTTGCAAAAGCGAAACAAGCGGGAAGCAAAGCCATCATTTGCGCCTCGACAGGCAACACATCTGCGGCGGCCGCGGCCTACGGAACCCGCGCGGGGTTACGTACGATCGTTGTGATACCGAAAGGAAAAGTTGCGCTCGGGAAGTTGGCGCAAGCAAGCATGTACGGGGCGGAAGTATTTGAAATCGAAGGGAATTTTGACCAGGCATTGGACATGGTTCGCGATGTAAGCGAAAAAGAAGATGTTACGCTCGTCAATTCCGTCAACCCTTACCGGGTCGAAGGACAAAAAACAGGCGCATTTGAGATCTGTGACGCACTGGGCAAAGCGCCGGATGTGTTGTGCATCCCGGTTGGGAATGCGGGAAATATCACTTCTTACGGGAAGGGATTTAAGGAATACGATGAAGCTAATGGCACCGGCCAACCTCAATTGTTCGGCTTTGAAGCAGAAGGGGCAGCTGCGATTGTGCAAAATAAAGCGGTTCGGGATCCGGAGACGTTGGCGACGGCGATACGGATTGGCAACCCCGCCAGTTGGTCGGCAGCGCTCGAATCGGTGAAGCAAGCGGGCGGAGGGTTTGATGCCGTTACGGATAAGGAAATTGTTGCTGCTTATCGCGGCCTCGCAAAAACCGAAGGTGTTTTCGCGGAACCCGCTTCCTGTGCTTCGCTCGCAGGTTTGCAGAAAAAAATCGCAACCGGGGAGATTAAAAAAGGAAGCACGGTCGCTTGTGTGCTCACGGGCAATGGCCTGAAAGACCCGTCGACCGCACTTGACACGAATGATATAGCCCCGATTCGAATCCCGAATGAAACCGGAGCGTTTCTTTCCCATTTGCAACAGAAAGAGGGGGCGGGATCTCATGGATGA
- a CDS encoding homoserine dehydrogenase, translating into MKNNIEIGLLGLGTVGNGIIHILNHHKKELIAKTGATDVSVRKVLVRDLEKQRGENVNKEMVTTKAEDVLDDPNIDLVIEVMGGIDEAKQYIEKALRNKKHIVSANKDLIALHGDELLSLAEENNAEFLYEASVAGGIPILRSLTEGLASDRITKMIGIVNGTTNYMLTKMTKEELGYDEALQQAKDQGFAESDPTADLEGLDAARKMVILARLGFSASVRLDDVYLKGMNAVTAEDIDFGQQLGYTLKLIGIAHRNEEGIEVSVEPVFIPEDHPLASVHDEYNAVYVYGEAVGETMFYGPGAGSLPTATAVVSDVMSVIRQIRLGAATQVNVADKSETVLKKEEDIRAKYFIRLHVRDVAGAFKSLTSVFTSNKVSFEKLIQLPMESEELAEVVMVTHETSRTNFEQIINDIENLDVVETVKSRYRVEGGEADVPEQRDLALV; encoded by the coding sequence ATGAAAAATAACATCGAAATCGGGTTATTAGGACTCGGAACGGTAGGAAACGGAATTATTCATATACTAAACCATCATAAAAAAGAATTGATCGCAAAGACGGGCGCCACGGACGTATCCGTTCGGAAGGTGCTCGTTCGTGATTTGGAAAAACAACGCGGCGAGAACGTCAACAAAGAAATGGTAACAACAAAGGCGGAGGATGTGCTGGATGATCCGAACATCGATCTTGTCATTGAAGTGATGGGCGGGATCGATGAAGCCAAACAATACATTGAAAAGGCATTAAGAAACAAAAAGCATATCGTAAGTGCAAATAAAGATTTAATTGCGCTGCATGGGGATGAGCTCTTGAGCCTGGCCGAAGAGAATAACGCGGAATTTCTTTACGAAGCCAGCGTTGCCGGAGGCATCCCGATTTTGCGGTCACTAACGGAAGGATTGGCATCGGACCGAATTACGAAAATGATTGGGATTGTAAACGGCACGACGAATTATATGCTCACGAAGATGACGAAAGAAGAACTTGGCTATGATGAAGCGTTGCAACAGGCGAAGGATCAAGGCTTTGCCGAAAGTGATCCTACTGCTGACCTGGAAGGATTGGATGCGGCCAGAAAAATGGTGATTTTGGCACGGCTGGGTTTTTCTGCTTCCGTCCGGCTGGATGACGTTTACCTTAAAGGGATGAACGCAGTCACTGCCGAAGATATTGATTTCGGCCAACAATTGGGATATACGTTAAAATTGATCGGGATTGCCCACAGAAATGAAGAAGGGATCGAGGTGTCTGTGGAGCCTGTGTTTATTCCGGAAGACCATCCCCTTGCTTCTGTTCACGATGAATACAATGCCGTTTACGTCTACGGGGAAGCGGTCGGAGAGACGATGTTTTATGGGCCGGGCGCGGGTTCGCTCCCTACCGCTACAGCGGTTGTTTCCGATGTGATGAGTGTTATCCGCCAGATTCGTTTGGGGGCCGCGACACAGGTGAACGTGGCAGACAAATCGGAAACCGTTTTGAAAAAAGAAGAAGACATCCGCGCAAAATATTTCATTCGTCTTCATGTCCGCGATGTAGCGGGAGCGTTTAAATCACTCACTTCCGTTTTCACGTCGAACAAAGTAAGTTTTGAAAAACTCATCCAGCTGCCAATGGAATCGGAAGAATTGGCGGAAGTCGTCATGGTCACCCACGAAACAAGCCGTACGAACTTTGAACAAATTATCAACGATATAGAGAACCTGGACGTCGTTGAGACGGTAAAAAGCCGTTATCGCGTAGAAGGAGGAGAAGCTGATGTCCCCGAACAAAGGGATCTTGCACTCGTATAA
- the yutH gene encoding spore coat putative kinase YutH: protein MFEKNIYDQYGLYCDEKYQFGQYEGFRSGNRYYVLMPSLRRHDHLWVQLEWAERLKVKGVPQIAELVTDMGGNAVTRVDGVQQLLFQFPEEEDRSGLSEGETLAMMHESGKGWVPEVNDLHLYGHWLDFWETRIEQLEAYHRTVDQRFQKTAFDQQFLYTFPYYLGRAETAMQWLVEEGHEHTLSPYLGTVNHTRFKPGAWMVADENRTQVKLPLSFVYDHPARDVGECLRHCYEQDDLALATEFLEAYTRGQSIQPQMWALVGARLLFPLTYVELMEEHYLNEGTNEGRSEVEEAQFEQLLEREERYMKRMSQCLLDTLPGASEGHWFMRDRAFIY, encoded by the coding sequence ATGTTTGAAAAAAATATTTATGACCAATATGGACTTTATTGTGACGAAAAGTATCAATTTGGTCAATACGAAGGGTTTCGGTCAGGCAATCGATATTATGTCCTTATGCCTTCGTTGCGCCGGCATGATCACTTATGGGTACAATTGGAATGGGCAGAACGGTTGAAAGTCAAGGGGGTTCCCCAAATTGCCGAACTAGTGACTGATATGGGCGGCAACGCAGTGACCCGTGTCGATGGGGTGCAACAGCTCCTTTTTCAATTTCCCGAGGAAGAGGACCGCTCAGGTTTATCCGAAGGAGAGACGTTGGCAATGATGCATGAATCGGGAAAGGGATGGGTTCCCGAGGTGAATGACCTGCATTTATATGGACACTGGCTTGACTTTTGGGAAACGAGAATCGAGCAATTGGAAGCATATCATCGAACTGTTGATCAACGATTCCAAAAGACGGCTTTTGACCAACAATTTTTGTACACGTTTCCCTATTATCTCGGAAGGGCGGAAACGGCTATGCAATGGCTCGTCGAGGAGGGGCACGAGCATACCCTGTCTCCATACCTTGGCACGGTGAACCATACGCGATTCAAGCCGGGAGCTTGGATGGTTGCCGATGAAAATCGAACGCAAGTGAAACTTCCTTTGTCATTTGTTTACGATCATCCTGCCCGGGATGTAGGAGAGTGCCTCCGCCATTGTTATGAACAAGATGATTTAGCCTTAGCGACGGAGTTTCTGGAAGCGTACACCCGCGGCCAATCGATACAGCCCCAAATGTGGGCGCTCGTTGGAGCAAGGTTGTTATTCCCGTTAACTTATGTGGAACTGATGGAAGAACACTATTTGAATGAAGGAACAAATGAAGGTCGTTCGGAAGTGGAAGAAGCACAATTTGAACAGTTATTGGAACGTGAGGAACGGTACATGAAACGTATGTCGCAATGTTTGCTCGATACACTCCCGGGAGCATCGGAAGGCCATTGGTTTATGAGAGACCGTGCATTCATTTACTAA
- a CDS encoding phosphatidylglycerophosphatase A family protein: MISTEIAIHTLEERGVTIKDIAELVYELQSPYIHDLTKDTCAANIKAVLGKREVQNALLTGIELDRLAEEKKLSSPLQEIIAADEGLYGIDEIIALAIVNVYGSIGLTNFGYVDKIKPGIIAELNDHEQTKCHTFLDDIVGAIAAAASSRLAHSSKGVEG; this comes from the coding sequence ATGATATCAACGGAGATAGCTATCCATACGTTGGAGGAGAGAGGCGTTACCATTAAAGATATCGCCGAACTCGTCTATGAATTGCAATCCCCTTACATCCATGACTTAACAAAAGATACGTGTGCAGCCAACATCAAAGCCGTGCTTGGTAAGCGCGAGGTGCAAAACGCTTTATTAACAGGAATCGAACTTGACCGCCTTGCCGAAGAAAAAAAATTGAGTTCCCCGCTTCAGGAAATCATCGCTGCAGATGAGGGGCTATACGGCATCGATGAAATCATTGCTTTGGCCATCGTAAACGTATATGGTTCAATCGGGCTCACCAATTTCGGTTATGTCGATAAAATAAAGCCGGGAATCATCGCCGAACTTAACGATCATGAACAAACGAAGTGCCACACGTTTCTCGATGATATCGTGGGCGCGATCGCGGCAGCTGCTTCCAGCCGCCTTGCCCATTCCAGCAAAGGCGTTGAGGGTTAA
- a CDS encoding TIGR01457 family HAD-type hydrolase, whose translation MGMLASYRGFIIDLDGTIYKGKEVIEESAAFVHALVDRQIPYVFLTNNSSRTPAEIAEKLKRMNVPSTSGHIYTSSLAMAAYVREHWHWPVRAYVIGSRGLVRALEEIGVHFTDRNPHVVIAGIDRFFTYDKLAKAQTALLNGATLLATNADNAIPTENGYMPGNGSIVAAIAKASDSAPTFVGKPEQWIVEQSLSILKTTKAETLLIGDNYDTDMLAGLQAGVPTLHVDTGVTRAAALAGKEEKPTFSIEKLDASLLER comes from the coding sequence ATGGGCATGTTAGCATCTTATCGAGGATTTATCATTGATTTGGACGGAACGATCTATAAGGGAAAAGAGGTTATAGAGGAAAGTGCCGCTTTTGTGCATGCCCTTGTCGATCGGCAAATCCCCTATGTATTTTTGACGAACAATTCCTCCCGAACACCGGCAGAAATCGCTGAAAAGCTCAAGCGAATGAATGTGCCGTCGACTTCCGGGCATATCTATACGAGCAGTCTGGCCATGGCTGCTTACGTGCGTGAACATTGGCATTGGCCCGTACGTGCCTATGTGATTGGGTCACGGGGACTTGTCCGCGCGTTGGAAGAGATTGGAGTGCATTTTACGGACCGTAACCCCCATGTTGTGATTGCCGGGATTGATCGATTCTTCACCTATGACAAACTGGCAAAAGCACAGACTGCCCTTCTTAATGGCGCGACGTTGCTCGCCACCAATGCAGATAATGCCATTCCAACGGAAAATGGCTATATGCCGGGGAATGGGTCAATAGTGGCCGCGATTGCAAAAGCGAGCGACTCCGCACCGACGTTTGTCGGGAAACCGGAGCAGTGGATCGTAGAACAATCATTATCCATCTTAAAAACCACAAAAGCCGAAACACTGCTCATCGGTGACAACTATGATACGGACATGCTTGCGGGCCTTCAAGCCGGCGTTCCAACGTTGCATGTGGATACCGGGGTAACGAGAGCTGCAGCACTTGCCGGAAAAGAGGAAAAGCCTACGTTTTCCATTGAGAAACTGGACGCCTCGCTGCTCGAACGATAA
- a CDS encoding DUF86 domain-containing protein, giving the protein MYFVDRTLLEKRLQYMEKLLKTFRDQNEWVEPLEKMALERMAHCWLEAMIDVGNQMIDGFIMRDPGGYSDIIDILEDEQVIGKQTANALQSVLRWRKTLVNDYLNVNHEEIEATIRAHQREMEHFPNAVRVYLEEELGPVSAFLPDER; this is encoded by the coding sequence ATGTATTTCGTCGACCGGACGTTGCTTGAAAAACGGCTCCAATATATGGAAAAATTGTTGAAGACATTTCGCGACCAAAACGAATGGGTCGAGCCCTTGGAAAAAATGGCGCTGGAACGCATGGCCCATTGTTGGTTGGAAGCGATGATTGATGTTGGCAATCAAATGATTGACGGTTTTATTATGAGAGACCCCGGAGGGTATAGCGATATTATAGATATTCTTGAGGATGAGCAAGTGATCGGGAAACAAACGGCAAACGCATTACAAAGCGTGCTCCGTTGGCGAAAAACGCTCGTGAACGATTACCTGAATGTCAATCATGAGGAGATAGAGGCAACAATACGGGCGCATCAACGGGAGATGGAACATTTTCCGAATGCGGTACGGGTTTATTTAGAGGAAGAGCTTGGACCGGTATCAGCATTTTTGCCGGATGAAAGGTGA
- the glpX gene encoding class II fructose-bisphosphatase, with translation MERELALELVRVTEAAALASAQWLGRGQKNEADDAATTAMQSMFRSIHCDGTVVIGEGEMDEAPMLYIGEKVGNGQGPEVDIAVDPLEGTSIVAKGHPNAMAVIAIGDKGTLLHAPDMYMEKIVVGPEAAGHIHLDDPIETSIGTVAKMMNKRVRDVTVMIQERARHEALIERVRQKGARVQLFGDGDVSACLATATTGTGVDLFIGTGGAAEGVISAAAVKALAGDMQARLAPREEEETRRCKEMGIEDPNAPLQLNELVRGDDAIFAATGVSTGELLNGVRFLGDDIAETDSIVMRAKTRTVRSVNARHHLQHKPSFPRIEPMGDE, from the coding sequence ATGGAGCGAGAATTAGCGTTGGAATTGGTTCGCGTCACCGAGGCGGCCGCACTGGCAAGTGCCCAATGGCTTGGACGCGGCCAAAAAAACGAAGCGGATGATGCGGCAACAACCGCGATGCAATCGATGTTCCGATCCATCCATTGCGATGGGACGGTCGTTATCGGAGAAGGAGAAATGGACGAAGCACCCATGCTCTATATTGGTGAAAAAGTGGGGAACGGGCAGGGCCCGGAAGTGGACATAGCCGTCGATCCATTGGAAGGGACGAGCATTGTGGCCAAGGGACATCCGAACGCGATGGCGGTCATTGCCATTGGGGATAAAGGAACACTTTTGCACGCGCCGGACATGTACATGGAGAAAATCGTCGTCGGTCCCGAGGCGGCCGGACACATACATTTGGATGATCCCATCGAAACTTCCATTGGAACCGTCGCCAAAATGATGAACAAACGGGTACGTGATGTAACGGTTATGATTCAGGAACGGGCACGTCACGAAGCACTCATCGAACGCGTTCGCCAGAAAGGTGCTCGGGTACAGCTTTTCGGCGACGGAGACGTAAGTGCATGCCTGGCAACCGCGACCACCGGTACCGGGGTCGATCTGTTTATCGGAACGGGAGGGGCTGCCGAAGGCGTGATATCAGCCGCAGCCGTGAAAGCACTCGCAGGCGACATGCAAGCGCGCCTTGCTCCCCGAGAGGAAGAAGAAACAAGACGGTGTAAAGAAATGGGCATCGAAGACCCGAACGCTCCTTTACAGCTAAACGAGCTTGTTCGTGGAGACGATGCTATCTTCGCAGCAACCGGCGTTTCTACGGGAGAGCTGCTCAACGGCGTTCGTTTTCTCGGGGATGATATTGCCGAGACAGACTCCATCGTCATGCGGGCAAAGACGCGCACCGTCCGCTCCGTAAACGCCCGTCATCATTTGCAACACAAGCCATCGTTTCCAAGAATTGAACCGATGGGCGATGAATAG
- a CDS encoding tetraprenyl-beta-curcumene synthase family protein, with amino-acid sequence MKVPTKPWTLLYKIKQETLPVAHEFLNEWTKKADEIPNAELREQALASIKAKTFHCEGGTIFGLVATDARRRDVIRFIVAYQTISDYLDNLCDRSTSLEERDFRSLHRSMYHALTPGETPDNYYEFRDEQEDGGYLASLVMTCQNVLEKLPGFMDAQAAMRDLSAVYCDLQVYKHIDESKREEKLEDWFAGHKQEFPPMTWYEFSACAGSTLGIFCLSAYASKRKMIAQEVEEIKDAYFPWVQGLHIMLDYFIDQVEDRQEGDLNFVFYYESEEQMVKRFRYIKEHAEHSVQKLPDAKFHQMVTKGLPALYLSDKKVQENKELKRTAKRFIRFGGLPTAFFYLNRGKVAKQPS; translated from the coding sequence GTGAAGGTGCCGACAAAACCGTGGACATTGTTATATAAAATTAAACAGGAGACACTTCCTGTTGCGCATGAGTTTTTAAATGAATGGACGAAAAAAGCCGATGAAATTCCGAATGCGGAATTGCGGGAGCAAGCGCTGGCGAGTATTAAGGCAAAAACCTTCCACTGTGAAGGCGGCACAATTTTTGGATTAGTGGCTACTGATGCCCGCCGTCGCGATGTGATACGTTTTATCGTCGCTTATCAGACGATCAGTGATTATCTGGACAACCTTTGCGATCGAAGCACATCTTTGGAAGAACGGGATTTTCGCTCCCTGCATCGTTCCATGTACCATGCCTTAACACCGGGAGAAACGCCGGATAACTATTATGAGTTTCGTGATGAGCAGGAGGATGGCGGATACTTAGCTTCCCTCGTTATGACGTGCCAGAATGTTTTGGAAAAGCTGCCCGGATTTATGGATGCGCAGGCTGCCATGCGGGACTTATCCGCTGTTTATTGTGACTTGCAAGTTTACAAACATATTGATGAAAGCAAGCGGGAGGAAAAATTAGAAGATTGGTTTGCAGGACATAAGCAGGAATTCCCACCCATGACTTGGTATGAATTTTCCGCTTGTGCCGGATCCACGCTCGGGATATTTTGCCTTTCCGCTTATGCTTCCAAGCGGAAAATGATCGCTCAAGAAGTGGAAGAAATCAAGGATGCCTATTTTCCTTGGGTTCAAGGTCTCCATATTATGCTCGATTATTTTATCGATCAAGTAGAGGATCGGCAAGAAGGGGACTTGAACTTTGTTTTTTACTATGAGAGCGAAGAACAAATGGTGAAACGTTTTCGGTATATTAAAGAGCATGCCGAGCACAGCGTTCAGAAACTGCCGGACGCAAAATTTCACCAGATGGTTACCAAAGGGCTGCCCGCCTTGTATCTTTCGGATAAAAAAGTGCAGGAAAATAAGGAATTGAAAAGAACGGCAAAACGGTTTATCCGTTTTGGCGGATTGCCGACGGCTTTCTTTTATTTAAACCGGGGCAAAGTGGCCAAGCAACCGTCTTGA